CAGCGCCAGTCGCCCTCGGGTGACCATTGGTGGCCGCCTCCAGGCTGCTGAGACGTCGAATCGCTCGACCACTTCTGAGCGTTCCCGGTCTGTGCAGGATCCCATGCCGAGGCGCTGGCTCCACTCGCCGCATCACCGGCCCTCGTCCAGACAGCACCGACCCCCTCGGGCCAGGCGACCTCCTCCTGCGCTGGGGTATCAGGCTCCCGAGTGGCCACAACCTCTCCTGCGCCGTCCCGGGTCGAGCCCTCCAGCTCGCGGCCCTCCTCGGCCTCCTCGGCATCGTCAGAACTGGCCGCATCGTCGCATCTGGCTGCATCCTCAGAGGTCACGGCCTCGGGCCGCGTCAACACCAGCAACACCCAGGCAGCAAGGACCTTGACGGCAATGGCCAAGAGGTCACCGATCAGCCCCAGGGAGGCACCCAGAACTCCCCCAGGACCATGAATGGTGGCCAGCAGGGCAAGGACGAAGTCACACCCGGCAGCGACGGCCACGATGAGGGCAGACACCTTCCCGAGCACTTCGGCATGAGGAGTTGCCGGACGAATCAACCGGCACACCAGGACTGCGGCCAGCAGCAACAGGATCATGCCGATGCCCAGCGAGCTCCCCGACAGACTGCGAGCCATGCCGAAAACACCGCTGTGGTCGTGGGTCATCATCGTGACGACCCGCACCAGGAAGGCTACGAGAAAACCGAGGCTGACGGCGATGACGGTCCATGCGATGGGCTCACGGAGTTCTCGGGCGTTCTTCACGCGAACCGTCCTCCCGCCCGGGCGGCCACCTCCGCCACCAGGGCCTTGACCTGCTGGGACTGGGACAGTGGCACCACCAAGGTGGCACGGTCAGTGGTCACCACGGCCATGTTGCGCAGACCTGTCACAGCCAGCACGGCGTCGGAACGGTCGTTGATGAGCAGGTTCCCGCTCGAGTCAAGGGCGACAGCCAGACCCTTCACATGGTTGCCCTCATCGTCATCAAGCAGATGGGGGGCCAAGGCCTCGTAGGAGCCGACGTCGTACCACTGGATCTCCAGCGGAATCGCAGCCACGTGCACTCCGTATCCGCCGTGGGAGGCCGGTTCCATCACCGCGATGTCGACCGAGACCTTCTCCATGAGCGGGTACACCTCGTCAATCCGGGACGGATCGGCGACGAGCTGGTCAACCTGGTGGCGGGTCTCAGGCTTGAGTTGGGCCAGACAGTCAAGCAGGGTCGACGCCCTCCAGACGAACATGCCGGAGTTCCACCAGTACTCGCCCGAATCAAAGTATTGCCGGGCAACCTCCGGGCTGGGCTTCTCGACGAACTCGAGCACCTCGTGGGCATGAGGATCCGACTCCAGCGGGCCACCACGGTGAAGGTACCCAAAACCGGTGTTCGGCTCGGTGGGAACGACGCCAAAGGTCACCAGGGCCCCCGGATCGGCCGTAGCGAGATCGAACCCGTGTTGCAAGGCGGCACGGAAGTCGTCAACAGGACGAATGATGTGGTCGGCGGTGACGACAGCCATGACACCATCAGGATCGCGGTCAGCGATGATGCCAGCCGGCCATGCCACGGCATTGAGGGAGTCACGCCCGACCGGTTCACCGAGGATGTTCTCCCCCGGAATCTCCGGCAACAGCCTGGCCACGGTGTCGGCGTACGCGGCTCCGGTACACACCACGATGTTGGAGTCCGGGACAAGACCGGCCACTCGCTCATAGGCCATCCGCAGCAGGCTCATCCCGTCGATGAGTTCCAACAGCTGCTTGGGCTCTCCCTGATGAGACAACGGCCACAGGCGCGTACCGGATCCACCGGCGAGGATGAGGACGTGTTGCATGCTGACAGCGTATCCGGTCACACCGACGCAAACACCGTCGGCGCACCAGCGCGTTTCATCCTTCACAATGGTTGGCATGGTTTCCCTGAGTCGACCGACCGCCGTCCACAACTCCGACCCGTTGACTGCCCTGTGGAGCCGCAGTCAGGAGGCCGGTGCGCTACCAATTCTGACCTGGTACGACGGCGCAGATCGCAGCGAATTGTCCGCCCGCACTCTCGTGACGTGGGTGACCAAGTCAGTTCACCTGCTCGACTCCGAGGGGATCACTGCAGGAGACGTCGCACGGCTGTCGGTCCTTGCACAGCGTCCCGGCCACTGGACCAGCAGCGTGTGGCTGCTGGCCTCCTGGTGGGCCGGTCTGCAAGTCGATCTCACCGGGCAGGTCGAGGCAGCCGTGGAAGTCATCGGCCCTGACGCCAACCCCATCGACTCCCCCGAGGTCCTCGTCCAGTGCAGCCTCACCCCGCTGGCAACCCCGTGCAAGAACCTCATTGCGGGAGGTATTGACAACGCTGACGTGCTGGCTGGCCCCGATGACCTCGTTCCGCCGCGACCTGCCGCTGCCGGGGCGGTGTGGCTCCGGGGACGCCAGGAATGGACCGGCCAGCAGCTCTGCGACGTCGTGCCATTGAACCGGCCGGTGCTGCTGTCCCCAGAGCGAATCCGTGTGGGCGGTGGGGAGCTTGTCGCCACGACGCTCGTCAGCTGCCTGCTCGGCGGTGGGTCACTCGTGGCGGTCGAATCGGCCGAGGATGTCGCCGCCCTCGCCACCCAGGAGGGGGCCGTCGAGGTGTGAGGTCAGTCCTCGGAACGCTCACCGAGACCGACGAGGAATCCGGCCCCCCAGCTCATGTGCATCACGGCCAGCACCAGCGGCAGACGGGCCCGCACGCCGGGATCCATCTCGCGTTTCATCGCCGCCGACCCCAGTCCGATGATGCCGGCATAGCCCAGCGGGGCCGCCCATCCGATGAGAGGCCAACGCTTCAGCCACGGCTTGCCCTGGGCCGCCCTGACAATTCCGACGATCCCGAATGCTGTTCCCGTCACGATCCCGGTGACGGCAATGGGGGCAGCCAGGTAGCGCAGGCTCACCGAGTCGTGATGACGACGCATGACCTCACGACGCCACTTGCCGGTACGGAAGAACTGCTTGGCCAACGCCGTCACGGTGGAACGGGGTCGGTAGGTCACCCGAAGATTGGGGCTGAACCACACTTGTCGCCCGGACTGGCGCAGCCGGTAATTGAGCTCCCAGTCCTGAGCACGATCGAATTCGGGGCAGAAGCCGCCGACGGCCTCAAGGTCCGCCTTGCGGAACACCCCGAGGAACACCGTCTCGGCTGGCCCTTCAGGGGCATCGCCCTGATGGAAAGCGCTACTGCCCAGACCAAGCTTCGAGGTGTAGGCGACGGCGACAGCCTGCTCGAAGGGGGTACGGCCCTTGGCGTCCATGATCCCACCGACATTGGCCGCCCCCGTTCTCTCCAACAGTTCGACAGCCGTTGTGATGTATTCCGGGCCAAGCTCACCGTGAGCGTCGACGCGCACGATGATGTCGTAGCGAGATGCGGCCACACCGAGGTTGAGGGCCTTGGGGGTGGTGCCGTCGGGATTGTCGATGACACGAATGTGCTCGTGGCGATCCGCCAGCTCCTGGGCGATCTGAGCGGTGCGGTCGGTGCTGGGAGCAATCACGAGGATGATCTCCATCGGCCCTGGGTAGCCCTGGTTGAGCACGCCGTCGACCGATGCCTCGAGATACCGTTCCTCGTTCTTCACCGGTATGACGACACTGACCGGGGGAGCGAGGTATGACGACATGGAGGCCATTGTGCCAGTTCGACAAGGACTGTGAATCCGGCGGCACACGGGACTCGCCCAAGAAAGCTCACGAATCTGGGGTTGACCTGCGGCTACCGTAGAACCCATGCCTCATCGAGACACTGGGCGCGATCCCCGCGACAAGCGATCTCCTCAGTCCGACCTGGACTGGCTGTACGGAGTTGACGACACCGACGCCACCCGTATTGATCCGATACATGCACCTCGGGAGGAATCGGGCCGATCCCACGGTGGTCGCCGTCAACAGCCCCGACCCGATGCTGGCCGATCCGCGCGCCCGTACCCACAATCGGGGTCGTCCCGACGTCCCGCTGATGATGTGTACCGCTCTGGCGGCCGACCAGCCCGCCGACCCCCACGTCAGACCCCTCCGCCTCCTCGCCCGCGACAGCCTGCGAGTCGCCCCACACCACGCCCCCGCAAACGTCGGCACCCCGTCAAAGTCATCATGGCGCTGTTGGTGGCCTGGCTGGTGTGGCTTGTCGCCGTGCCGTCCTACGCGTTGAGTCGCATCGCAACTGTCGACGCCACCCCAGATGGTCCGCGAGGTGCCAGCCATCCCGGAACCCTGGTACTCCTCGTCGGCACCGATGAGAGGCAAAACCTCACGACACAGCAGCAGAAGGAGCTGGGTACCGGCACCGAGAGCGGTCTACGCACCGACACCATGCTGCTGCTCTACATGCCGCCGCACGGAAAGAACGTCCTCATCGCCCTGCCGCGCGACTCGTACCTGCCCATCCCCGGACACCACAAGAACAAGCTCAACGCCGCCTACTCGATCGGGGGCGCCAAACTACTCGTCCAGAGCATCGAAAAGGCCACTGACCTGCGTATCGACGGCTACGTCGAGACGGGTTTCGGTGGCTTCGTCGAGGCGGTTGACGCGGTCGGAGGAGTCGAGGTGACCCTCGACAAGCCGATGGTCGACAAGGATTCCCACACCAACCTTCCTGCCGGCACCCAGACCCTCGACGGGGTTCAAGCCCTGGGATATGTCCGCATGCGCAAGGCTGATCCGGAAGGCGACCTGGGGCGCGTCAAGAGACAACAGCAGGTGGCTTCCCAAGTCGCGAAGAAGGCACTCAGCCCGTGGACCTTCATCAACCCGGTGCGCTACTGGAACCTCAACATGGCGGCATCGAATGCGGTGAAACTCGGCTCCGACACATCGACCTGGACCGCCATCAAGACCGCTCGGGGGCTCATGAAGGTTTCCGGCGACGACGGCATCAAGATGACGGTCCCGGTGTCGACGGCCTCAGCCTCCACCTCGGCAGGCTCCTCGGTGCTGTGGAATGACAAGAAGGCCACCCAACTGTGGGACGAGCTGCGCAGCGGTGACACCTCGCGGGTGAGCGAACTGGCCTGACCCGACGCCCTTTTTGGCCCAGGATGTACACGCTTACATCATGAGGCTCTAAGGTGATGTCCATGGTTGCCAATGCCGACGCCGCCCCAGGGGCCGAGGAAGCCCTGACGAACCTCATCCCATGGCAGGGCCCGATCGCCCCACGAGCGCACCTGCACACCGACGCCCCGACCCTCGACCTGTCTGGAACATGGCGTTTCCGGCTGGTCGACTCCCCTCTTGACGCACCGGAGGGTTTCTTCGACCCCCAGTTCGACGACACCGACTTCGTCGACCTGGCCGTCCCGTCGATGTGGCAGATGACCGACCCGGCGGGCGAGGCCCCGTTCGGACGCCCCGCCTATCTCAACGTCAACTACCCGATCCCGGTCCCGGCATCCGACGAGGACATCGTCGTTCCCGACGAGAACCCGACCGGGTGCTACCGCCACACGTTTGACGTCGATGGGAGGTTTACCGACGCCGAGCGGGTATTACTGCGCTTCGAGGGAGTCGACTCCTTCGCCCGCGTCTGGCTCAACGGAGTCGAGGTGGGCTGGACCAAGGGTTCGCGTCTCACCAGTGAGTTCGACGTCACAGCGCAACTACGCCCCGGCCGCAATGTGCTGGCAGTAGCCGTCAGCCAATGGTGCGACGGCACCTTCCTGGAAGACCAGGACATGTGGCGGATGTCGGGGATTTTCCGTGAGGTCACCCTGTTGGCGCGCCCCCGCGGTGGCATCGACGACCTCTTCGTGCACGCATCCTGGGCAGACGGGGTAGCCACACTCACCATTGACGGACCCGACGGCGCCGCCGTCACCATCCCGGAACTCGACGTCACAACCACCTGCAACACCGAGGTGACCATCCCCGACGCCAAGCCGTGGACCGCCGAAACCCCGAGGCTCTATGACGCCACCGTCGCGACGGACTGCGAGACCGTCTCCTTGAGGATCGGATTCCGCACCGTCGCCATCGAGGGGGACGTCATCACCGTCAACGGACACAAGGTCGTCTTCCGCGGGGTCAACCGTCACGAGTGGGACCCGCGCACCGGACGCACCCTCGACGAAGCAACCATGCGCGCCGACCTCGAGCTCATGAAGCGCCACGGCGTCACTGCGATCCGGACCTCGCACTACCCGCCGAATGCCCGCTTCCTCGACCTGTGTGACGAGTACGGCGTCTGGGTGCTGCTGGAGTGCGACCTGGAGACCCACGGCTTCGAGTGGGGCGACTGGCAGGGCAACCCGACCGGAGACGAGCGCT
The genomic region above belongs to Cutibacterium equinum and contains:
- a CDS encoding LCP family protein; the protein is MALLVAWLVWLVAVPSYALSRIATVDATPDGPRGASHPGTLVLLVGTDERQNLTTQQQKELGTGTESGLRTDTMLLLYMPPHGKNVLIALPRDSYLPIPGHHKNKLNAAYSIGGAKLLVQSIEKATDLRIDGYVETGFGGFVEAVDAVGGVEVTLDKPMVDKDSHTNLPAGTQTLDGVQALGYVRMRKADPEGDLGRVKRQQQVASQVAKKALSPWTFINPVRYWNLNMAASNAVKLGSDTSTWTAIKTARGLMKVSGDDGIKMTVPVSTASASTSAGSSVLWNDKKATQLWDELRSGDTSRVSELA
- a CDS encoding mannose-1-phosphate guanylyltransferase encodes the protein MQHVLILAGGSGTRLWPLSHQGEPKQLLELIDGMSLLRMAYERVAGLVPDSNIVVCTGAAYADTVARLLPEIPGENILGEPVGRDSLNAVAWPAGIIADRDPDGVMAVVTADHIIRPVDDFRAALQHGFDLATADPGALVTFGVVPTEPNTGFGYLHRGGPLESDPHAHEVLEFVEKPSPEVARQYFDSGEYWWNSGMFVWRASTLLDCLAQLKPETRHQVDQLVADPSRIDEVYPLMEKVSVDIAVMEPASHGGYGVHVAAIPLEIQWYDVGSYEALAPHLLDDDEGNHVKGLAVALDSSGNLLINDRSDAVLAVTGLRNMAVVTTDRATLVVPLSQSQQVKALVAEVAARAGGRFA
- a CDS encoding TIGR03089 family protein translates to MVGMVSLSRPTAVHNSDPLTALWSRSQEAGALPILTWYDGADRSELSARTLVTWVTKSVHLLDSEGITAGDVARLSVLAQRPGHWTSSVWLLASWWAGLQVDLTGQVEAAVEVIGPDANPIDSPEVLVQCSLTPLATPCKNLIAGGIDNADVLAGPDDLVPPRPAAAGAVWLRGRQEWTGQQLCDVVPLNRPVLLSPERIRVGGGELVATTLVSCLLGGGSLVAVESAEDVAALATQEGAVEV
- a CDS encoding glycosyltransferase family 2 protein yields the protein MSSYLAPPVSVVIPVKNEERYLEASVDGVLNQGYPGPMEIILVIAPSTDRTAQIAQELADRHEHIRVIDNPDGTTPKALNLGVAASRYDIIVRVDAHGELGPEYITTAVELLERTGAANVGGIMDAKGRTPFEQAVAVAYTSKLGLGSSAFHQGDAPEGPAETVFLGVFRKADLEAVGGFCPEFDRAQDWELNYRLRQSGRQVWFSPNLRVTYRPRSTVTALAKQFFRTGKWRREVMRRHHDSVSLRYLAAPIAVTGIVTGTAFGIVGIVRAAQGKPWLKRWPLIGWAAPLGYAGIIGLGSAAMKREMDPGVRARLPLVLAVMHMSWGAGFLVGLGERSED